One Prunus dulcis chromosome 8, ALMONDv2, whole genome shotgun sequence DNA window includes the following coding sequences:
- the LOC117637491 gene encoding pre-mRNA-splicing factor ATP-dependent RNA helicase DEAH1-like, with protein MAKQFRKKVLSREDDEDETAQNRKEKERGVKRQPTSPHEANDDDDSSESEQERLCDQREREQLDRNIRERDAAATRKLSEQKEAFATRRSNIVGDVETLRKVSRQEYLKKREANKLKELGESIEDGEYLYKGVKLTEVEYNRLSYEKKIYELATKHEAATHHDHDHDQYYRIPEPYDDHEGGVNQEKRFSVALQRCWDDDLNGRDKKSNQFAEQKAWEDQQIGKATLKFGSKNKRRKCDEEYGFVFEDQIEFVKKSVLLEGDQMIANGNVDVGKVKPSHQLDKLREERKTLPIYSFRERLLQDVEKNQVLIIVGETGSGKTTQIPQYLHEAGYTKGGKKIGCTQPRRIAAMSVAARVSQEMGVKLGHAVGYSIRFEDCTSAKTVLKYMTDGMLLREFLVEPDLASYSVVMVDEAHERTLSTDVLLGLLKDIARYRPDLKLIISSATLDAEKFSDFFDSAKILRIPGRRYPVDIHYMEAPQADYLDAAIVAALQVYVTQPPGDILVFLTGQEEIETAEEIFKHRTRGLGTKISELIICPIYENLPTELQAKIFEPTPEGARKVVLATNIAETSLTIDGIKYVIDPGFSKMKSYNPRSGMESLQVTPISKASSMQRAGRAGRTGHGKCFRLYTSYNYDSDLDDTSVPEVQRTNLANVVLTLKSLGIHDLVNFEFMDPPPCEALLKALELLFALGALNKVGELTKVGRRMAEFPVDPMLSKMIVASDKYKCSDEVISIAAMLSTGSSIFYRPKDKQVHADTARLRFHSGNVGDHIALLKVYNAWKEANYSTQWCYENYIQVRSMKRARDIRDQLERLLERVEIKLSSSNDLEAIKKAVTSGFFPHCARLQKNGSYRTIKHPHTAHIHPSSGIMALEHHLLPRCVLYHELVLTTKEYMRQVTEIKPEWLVEIAPHYYQLNGVVEEDYSTSKKMPRGKGRTSTSKQIPNLVDYSICV; from the coding sequence ATGGCGAAACAGTTCAGGAAGAAGGTGTTGAGTcgagaagatgatgaagatgagactgcacaaaacagaaaagagaaagagagaggggttAAACGACAACCAACTTCCCCACATGAAgcaaatgatgatgatgatagtTCAGAGTCTGAACAAGAGAGATTGTGTGATCAAAGAGAGCGAGAGCAACTGGACCGTAATATAAGGGAGCGGGATGCAGCCGCAACGCGAAAGCTATCAGAGCAAAAGGAGGCTTTCGCTACTCGGAGAAGCAATATTGTTGGCGACGTTGAAACTTTAAGAAAAGTTTCAAGACAAGAATATTTAAAGAAAAGGGAGgcaaataaattaaaggaaCTTGGAGAATCTATAGAAGATGGGGAGTACTTGTATAAAGGCGTTAAGCTTACTGAAGTGGAATACAATCGATTAAGTTacgagaagaaaatatatgagctTGCGACGAAGCATGAGGCTGCTACTcatcatgatcatgatcatgatcagTACTACAGGATTCCGGAACCCTATGACGATCATGAGGGCGGTGTTAATCAGGAGAAGCGATTCTCGGTGGCTTTACAACGTTGCTGGGATGATGACCTGAATGGCAGGGATAAAAAATCGAACCAGTTTGCAGAACAGAAAGCCTGGGAGGATCAGCAAATTGGGAAGGCAACACTGAAGTTTGGTTCGAAAAACAAAAGGCGAAAATGTGATGAGGAGTatggttttgtatttgaaGACCAGATTGAATTTGTCAAGAAGTCAGTACTACTGGAGGGTGATCAGATGATTGCTAACGGTAATGTTGACGTCGGGAAAGTGAAACCATCCCATCAGTTGGATAAGCTGCGGGAGGAGAGGAAAACATTACCTATCTACTCATTTCGTGAGAGATTGCTCCAAGATGTTGAAAAAAATCAGGTTCTTATTATTGTTGGCGAAACTGGATCTGGAAAAACTACACAGATACCTCAATATCTACACGAGGCCGGGTACACAAAGGGAGGAAAGAAGATCGGGTGCACACAACCACGGCGAATTGCTGCTATGAGCGTTGCTGCCAGGGTTTCTCAAGAGATGGGTGTCAAGCTTGGGCATGCGGTTGGTTATTCCATCCGTTTCGAGGATTGCACCTCTGCGAAGACTGTTTTGAAATACATGACAGATGGAATGCTGCTGCGAGAATTCCTTGTTGAGCCAGATTTGGCAAGCTACAGTGTGGTGATGGTGGACGAGGCTCATGAGAGAACACTGTCAACGGATGTTTTGTTAGGATTGCTCAAGGACATTGCACGATACAGACCTGACCTTAAACTGATCATTTCAAGTGCTACTCTCGATGCTGAGAAGTTCAGTGACTTCTTTGATTCCGCCAAGATTCTAAGAATCCCTGGGAGACGGTATCCGGTTGATATACACTACATGGAAGCACCGCAGGCTGATTACCTAGATGCAGCAATTGTGGCTGCACTTCAAGTATACGTGACACAACCGCCTGGGGACATATTGGTTTTTCTCACTGGTCAGGAAGAAATCGAAACAGCGGAGGAGATATTTAAACACAGGACAAGGGGGTTAGGGACGAAAATTAGTGAGCTTATAATCTGTCCCATATATGAAAACCTGCCCACGGAGCTGCAGGCTAAAATCTTTGAGCCAACACCGGAAGGGGCTAGAAAAGTTGTCCTCGCTACAAATATTGCAGAGACCTCTCTGACTATTGATGGGATCAAATATGTCATTGACCCCGGCTTCAGCAAGATGAAATCTTATAATCCGAGGAGTGGGATGGAGTCACTGCAAGTCACCCCGATCTCAAAGGCATCCTCCATGCAAAGGGCAGGTCGGGCTGGTCGAACAGGGCACGGCAAGTGCTTCCGGTTATACACTAGTTACAACTATGACAGTGATTTAGATGATACCTCAGTTCCGGAAGTGCAGCGGACTAACCTCGCCAATGTTGTTCTCACGCTCAAGAGCCTCGGCATTCATGACTTGGTGAATTTCGAGTTCATGGACCCTCCACCTTGTGAAGCATTACTAAAAGCCCTGGAATTGTTGTTTGCACTCGGTGCATTAAACAAAGTGGGGGAGCTAACTAAAGTTGGTAGACGGATGGCGGAGTTCCCTGTTGATCCAATGCTATCTAAAATGATTGTGGCCTCGGACAAGTACAAGTGCTCAGATGAGGTAATCTCCATTGCTGCCATGCTTTCCACCGGTAGTTCAATCTTCTATCGTCCAAAAGACAAACAAGTACATGCTGACACTGCAAGGTTGAGGTTTCACAGTGGGAATGTGGGAGATCACATTGCATTGCTTAAGGTTTACAATGCATGGAAAGAGGCAAATTACTCGACGCAATGGTGTTACGAAAACTATATACAAGTTAGGAGCATGAAAAGAGCAAGAGACATCCGTGATCAACTCGAGCGCCTCTTGGAGAGGGTTGAGATCAAGCTCAGTAGCTCAAATGATTTAGAGGCCATAAAGAAGGCCGTTACATCAGGATTCTTCCCTCATTGTGCTAGGCTGCAGAAGAATGGGTCATATAGAACAATCAAACACCCTCACACTGCCCATATACACCCCAGCTCAGGGATTATGGCATTGGAACATCACTTGCTTCCTAGATGTGTTTTGTACCATGAACTGGTACTGACTACCAAGGAATATATGAGACAGGTCACAGAGATAAAGCCGGAATGGTTGGTTGAAATAGCTCCACATTATTACCAGTTGAACGGGGTCGTTGAGGAGGATTACTCAACTTCAAAGAAGATGCCTCGTGGAAAAGGGCGTACAAGCACTTCAAAGCAAATTCCTAATCTTGTTGATTACAGCATATGTGTATGA